In Dioscorea cayenensis subsp. rotundata cultivar TDr96_F1 chromosome 9, TDr96_F1_v2_PseudoChromosome.rev07_lg8_w22 25.fasta, whole genome shotgun sequence, a genomic segment contains:
- the LOC120268602 gene encoding protein FAR1-RELATED SEQUENCE 5-like, with amino-acid sequence MDYGYFGDVVCLDPTYGTNKYAMPIVPIVGVNHHLQTVLFGCALIFDETEYSFVWVLEKWLQAMKGSHPKVIMTDQDSAISGAIAKVLPYMCTTQRSESINKFFKGFLSRKMLLLEFVQGVDKALIRRREKEIEVDFKMNNMQPSLILHMPIDEEASKLYTPAIFAKFQEELLGSLRYKCCKFEFAGFLCRHILKVFIVANVDKIPTEYMLTRWTRDAKCGKNFDEEDQEVQEDFYTHLTLRYSTLSHEAQEVATKASCSTEVYKVALHWLRKTREEVEKAIKMQKFEVPNNNIDKCLSQQTIMSTEVTIHDPPLAKCKGSGGRKKAFWEKNLKKRKAKVAMGKNSSVSIKLSFIVIY; translated from the exons ATGGATTATGGCTACTTTGGAGATGTTGTTTGTCTTGATCCAACTTACggaacaaataaatatgcaatGCCGATTGTTCCGATTGTAGGTGTCAATCATCATCTTCAAACTGTATTATTTGGTTGTGCACTGATTTTTGATGAAACAGAATACTCTTTTGTTTGGGTACTTGAGAAATGGCTACAAGCAATGAAAGGAAGTCATCCCAAAGTAATTATGACTGATCAAGATTCTGCCATTAGTGGTGCAATTGCCAAAGTCTTGCCAT ATATGTGTACAACTCAACGAAGTGAaagtataaacaaatttttcaaaGGGTTTTTAAGTAGAAAAATGTTGTTGTTGGAGTTTGTTCAAGGTGTTGACAAGGCACTAATTAGACGTCGAGAGAAAGAAATTGAAGTTGATTTtaaaatgaacaatatgcaaccaTCCTTAATACTTCATATGCCTATTGACGAAGAAGCAAGCAAACTGTACACACCGGCTATCTTTgctaaatttcaagaagaactACTTGGAAGTCTTCGGTACAA ATGTTGCAAGTTTGAATTTGCGGGTTTCTTATGCCGTCACATATTGAAGGTATTCATTGTGGCTAATGTGGATAAGATTCCAACAGAATACATGTTAACCCGTTGGACAAGAGATGCAAAATGTGgaaaaaattttgatgaagaAGATCAAGAAGTTCAAGAAGATTTCTATACTCATTTAACACTTAGATATAGCACCCTTTCTCATGAAGCACAAGAAGTTGCAACCAAGGCATCTTGCTCCACGGAAGTTTACAAAGTGGCTTTGCATTGGTTAAGGAAGACAAGAGAAGAGGTTGAAAAGGCTATTAAAATGCAAAAGTTTGAAGTTCCAAATAACAACATTGACAAGTGTTTATCACAACAAACGATTATGTCAACCGAAGTAACAATCCATGACCCTCCACTAGCAAAATGCAAAGGAAGTGgtggaagaaaaaaagcattttGGGAGAAAAATCTCAAGAAAAGAAAGGCCAAAGTTGCTATGGGAAAGAATTCAAGTGTATCAATCAAGCTTAgttttattgtgatttattag